In the Pleuronectes platessa chromosome 23, fPlePla1.1, whole genome shotgun sequence genome, CACCAGCCTTAAATCATAATCTAGCGGTTAACAGCTTTCGTTTTTGGttgctggttgtgtgtttgtatttggtGCAGCTTTCCACTGGCTTTGAAAAGCTAATCTGTCCCTGATATAAGCGCATTGGCCGGCTCACCATCTGGGCTGTATTATAGTGGAGAAGAGAGGGCATTTGAATAATTGATATTTAGCTATTTATAGGAGGATTATTCTCTTCATGTTGCATCAGGGGACCTGTGCACTGGTAtcaatccatctatccatctatccatctatccatctatccatatatgcatctatccatctatccatctacccatctatcatctatccatctatccatttatccatctatctaccAATCTTTCCATCTCATCTATCCGtctatccgtctatctatctatctatctatctatctatctatctatctatctatctatctgtctatctatctatctatctatctatctatctatctatctatctatctatctatctgtctgtctatctttatatctatctatctatctatctaacttaTAATAAACAATTGCTTTCAATGTAAAtcaagtgtatttgtgtgtgtgtgtgtgtgtgtgtgtgtgtgtgtgtgtgtttgtgtgtgtgtgtgtgtgtgcccgcgtGTTCACATTTGCCGTATTGTCGCCCGCTGACTGCACCTCTCTCAGTCTGTCCTCACATCTGCCCATtttcatcatccatccatccgtccctctctctgttgttGGATGAGTGGTAGTGTATCCATCTGAAGTGGATTAGGGGTGTTATCAAAGCTAAGTAGGACtactgttaacacacacacacacacacacacacacacacacacactcacacacccacgcatacacacccacacacacacacacacacacacacacacacacaccgacacacacacacacacaccgacacacacacacacacagggtcgcAAACATACATGCCGCTCGCTCACTCCATTTCTCTCCCCAAGGACCATTGACCATTGTTAGCCCTCCCTCAAGCCTCTTTCGCTtttgtgcaaatgtgtgtgtgtgtgtgtgtgtgtgtgtgtgtgtgtgtttgatggtaAATACTCTGATCAAACAGTGCTTAACAAGCTGCCTGAACTGataacagagggaggagaggaagagaggatgagagagggatagagaggaAGGAAAGGGGGGAAAGGGGCGTCCAGAGGGAAAGAAGGTTACgtactgaaaaaagaaaagggaatgggggatgtgtgtgtgtttgagcttgGTTAAAGTACAAGCTTTTCCAGGTATTGTAGGGAAACCATGCAGAATCATACACTAAAGTATCCAATAACACAACAGCTGTTACCCCACCCTTAATGTTCAGTGATTGGTGCTCTCTCTTTATTATACTCAGTGCCAGAATCCACATCCACacatgtttattattgtgtAGTAAACTAAGAGCTTTGATGTGAATCTATTAGTCCTTTTAATTCTATGTATTTTTGGGACGATGGCGCTTTCTTAAACACCAAATCATTGAGAGAAACAGGAAAGACAGCGTGAAGAGACAAGGCTGATATGTGACAAAGATCATGAGCCAGATGTTAACCTACTGCACCACCAGCTCATAGCCTGGTCCCCGGTCTGCTGACCTGCACTCACAccctccctgtgtccctgtcctTCCATCGGGTTTGGATCGGAGCTGCAGCTCTCCATTCCTTCCCATGACAAGTCTGAAGGCCAGAGAGGAGACGACCATCCCTCTGGTCCTTGTCTTAACTTAATCTTACTCGTCTACACTCTcaatgtgtgtgcttgtgtatttTTCAGCTCTACGCACGGAAGCTGCAGCTCATTCTCTAGTGGTTGTGTCCTTCGATAGAGCCGTGACCCATTTCGCCGTCCAGGTAAGCAGAGGACATTACCCGGACATATGACACACGTGGTTTAGGTGTCACAAATGCCATACAGAGACTCTAGATGAAATTATGTATATTTCACTATGCTGAAAATGTCTGTCAGTAGAGCGTTTACCtccaaggcccaatagtccctTCAATTCAATCgagctgcaccaaatcacacacctagatatcagtcccctaaaaaaaaagaagataattttgggtaaaatcaaacaaacggacaggagtgaaaacatcacctcctcGACAAAGTTAGAAATCAAAAGCAGCAGTTTCCCGTTTTGCTGGATTACCCACAGAATTCTGTGTTAAAACCTTTGATGAGGAAAGTTTCTTTTGTACAGAATGATTCCAAAGTAAACTGTTCACATTGAAGTCTCTCCAAGATCTAGACTGACAGGGACAGGGCCGCTCTATCCGGTGAGCTGGCGGGCCCCACATATAGGGAGGCTTGAATCCTCCTGCATGCTTGtccagtacccccccccccccccttctctctccccgTCTCAGGGCAAAAATCGTGTGTACCACAAAGACACtgccaaataaaaccaaaactatCTGCATGACCATAGAGTATACCTATTATTTGTAATTTTGCTGAACTTGCCACTGAAGTGTATTGAACAGAGTTGTGCCGGTGAAATTGTTGCAGGTAATCGGTTGCAAAACACTTCAGCAACAACAGTCAtgatcgtctctctctctctctctctctctctctctctctctctctctctctctctctctctctctctctctctctctctcagcgatGGATTCACCCACAGATCTTTTCGGCGACTCCGCTTCCCAGATTCACGCATTCGCTCCCACTCTCAGCTCCACGGACCTCCCCGGAGTCCATCCCCAGCCCAGTGCAGGTCGCCCTCCTCCTGCCTTCAGACCGCCCGGCTTCCCCAtcatccaccaccaccatcagccAGGGGGAGCCTCCAGGAGGAGTGGAGCACAGCTCAACACAAGACACCCTGAGGGCAGAGATTtggaggaaggtggaggagacaggaacGCACAGGTGGAGCAGGGgtgtgaaggaggagaggaaggggtcctggagggagaggagagcttgttggaggtgaagaagaggcACAGTGATGCCGTTCTGGCAGCAGAGTGGAGCCAAGACGTCTTGAAAGTGAAGAGGATGAAACTGGAGAGTCgtcagagggatggagaggctGACGGAGAGGCCGACGAGGGAGGCAGGAGACGCgtgggaggcagggaggggagGAAACGGGAGAGGGAAGAGCTGAAAGAACAGCTGGATGAGGCGAGAGAGAGActtcagctcctgcaggagAAAGTATGGAGGGCTTTTGGGGAAAAGCACATGGTAGATGAGGAGACGAAAAGAGGGCGCATGAATGGAAACAAAGGAGCAGCTGATGGAGAGGTGGGGAtgacggaggaagaggacatCACAGAAGGCATGTATGATGAAGAGGACATTGACGATGGAGAGACGGAAAAGGAGTCTTTCTCGCTTCTGTCCGTTTCCCCTTTTGAAAACGTCCACACCCAGAAGCGGAGAGATGAGAGGccgaaggagagagaaaggaggatggagagaggtagaggaggacTGCACCTGGAGGGCCTGATGGAGGGCGCAGGGTTGTGGTTGGACTGCGGAGGACTGGTGAGAGGAGActgggatggagggatggaggatgagggtgaggagggCGGGCAGAAGTTCGCTCAGGCACTGAAGCTGGAGCTCGGCAGCGCTGTGGCCCGAGTCATCGACCGAGTTCTCAGCCTCTACACCGAAACCACAGatttccctccttcctctccgccCGCCGCCATCTCCTTCCTCCCATCTGATCCAGGCAatgacggagggagggagaggggactGTGGATGGGACTGCTaacgagaggaggaggggaggagaagacAAGGGgtaaggaggagaagatgggagGGCAggacggagaaagagagaagcagcTCCAAAAGTTGAGGAACGGGGGGGGCATCGGGGCTCAGGGGCAGATGCACCGCGCCGAGCCGTCGGATCTGACGATGCCATTGGCTGTCCAACGTACACCCGACATGCGGAAGTCTCACCCGCTCCTTGGCCCACCCCTCTCCTcccacctgaatccctctcaccccAACCTCTCCCACCATCACCCGTCAGTacctcgccctcctcctctctctcaccctaCCCTCTTACCTCCAACTTCGCAGCCCAAGGACCCCTCCTCACATccgtcctcatcctcctcctcttcctcctcctcatc is a window encoding:
- the prox3 gene encoding prospero homeobox 3 codes for the protein MDSPTDLFGDSASQIHAFAPTLSSTDLPGVHPQPSAGRPPPAFRPPGFPIIHHHHQPGGASRRSGAQLNTRHPEGRDLEEGGGDRNAQVEQGCEGGEEGVLEGEESLLEVKKRHSDAVLAAEWSQDVLKVKRMKLESRQRDGEADGEADEGGRRRVGGREGRKREREELKEQLDEARERLQLLQEKVWRAFGEKHMVDEETKRGRMNGNKGAADGEVGMTEEEDITEGMYDEEDIDDGETEKESFSLLSVSPFENVHTQKRRDERPKERERRMERGRGGLHLEGLMEGAGLWLDCGGLVRGDWDGGMEDEGEEGGQKFAQALKLELGSAVARVIDRVLSLYTETTDFPPSSPPAAISFLPSDPGNDGGRERGLWMGLLTRGGGEEKTRGKEEKMGGQDGEREKQLQKLRNGGGIGAQGQMHRAEPSDLTMPLAVQRTPDMRKSHPLLGPPLSSHLNPSHPNLSHHHPSVPRPPPLSHPTLLPPTSQPKDPSSHPSSSSSSSSSSSFPTPHPPPPPPPPPPPPPLPLPLLHYSMQQLFSRALHHTQLPHMPPPRKDYLSADPFLEFSSHPASHPSFPPLSLLGHLDPALARHAHGGRERERGMRGDGGMRGGGGMDGGELYLSAGGVYTQEGLSPCHLKKAKLMFFYARYPSSNTLKTYFPDVKFNRCVTSQMIKWFSNFREFFYIQMERFARQAVRDALTRDGAPRLSRETQMRVGRDTELYRILNMHYNKSNIYQVPERFIEVADVALREFYSAIWTGRDSDPCWKKGIYKIICKLDSPVPDAFRLPGCPVG